The Musa acuminata AAA Group cultivar baxijiao chromosome BXJ2-2, Cavendish_Baxijiao_AAA, whole genome shotgun sequence genome contains the following window.
GGTTGTTCCTGATTTGCATTTTTTGTCAAGAATTTGATTTTGAATCTGGAATTGACATTATGATTCAGAGACCACTTTTCAAACTCCAACCAGGAACATGATTAACTTCTCATTCGGTTTTGGACCTTTTGGTTAGTGTTGGTTGTATGACTTCTGATGGATTTCTCAATGATGTGTTAGCTCAGGTTTGAGTGTCATATTCACAAGTCAGTAGAAGCAATAATCCATTTCAAATGGGTGCTCCCAAGCAAAAATGGACGCCAGATGAAGAAGCTGCACTTAAGGCTGGAGTTCTTAAGCATGGGCCTGGCAAATGGCGCACGATTTTGAAAGATCAAGAATTTAGTGGCATATTATGCATGCGATCTAATGTTGATCTCAAGGTATAATTTCTTTTATGAAATGTTCATAGGCCAAAATTCTGTTTTCACATCcttgaaaaatattttgtgaAAAATCTTGTGTTACATAAAATCTCAGCACTAGATAATCAAAATTCTGAGTTTGTTAGTATTTTTTAGTCCTCATATTATGTCTTCAACTGAACAGGACAAGTGGCGAAACATGAGTGTGACTGCATATGGATGGGGATCTCGAGAGAGAGCTAGGATAGCCTTGAAAAAGAGCCGACAGATCTCCAAGCATGATGGCACACCAATGTCCATCAGCACTGTAGTTAAGGATATCGATAATGAAATTGTTGATGTCAAGCCTCTTGCCATGTCTAGTGAACCTCTTCAAATTACTGGTCAAAAGAGAACTATCTCTAGGTTGGTTTGGTTATTGCTTCATCTGTTCATGCTTGGAATTCTAGCAGCATATGCAAAATTTTAGTTATTGATATTAGTATATGTTGCCTTTGCTTTTGTTTTCCTTTCCAATCTAGATTTAAGCTGGGCCTGTATTGCAAACGGAGCAAAATACAGAGAGGCTCTCCCAAGTTTAAAGCACATTGGTTAAGTGCCAAAGACCCAAAGCATAGGAGAGAAAAGCGAAATTCCTGTATGCCTATATTTGGGAGGTTAATTGGGGAGCAATCGTACTGCTTAGGTGGTCTCATTAtgtgaaaatttttaaaaagtgTGATTCTTTATGTGTAAATGCTCATCTTTGTTTGTGCCAGGGATGACCAGATAAGCATTTTTGGGAAAATGTCTGCACTTGGAACTTTGTAGATGTACCTATGTTCATTGTTTCTGCTAACCACATTCCTTTTGCATAATGTATTGGTAGACGTACTCAAAATGTCCCTGCCATGCCACCTAAAAATTTCTGCCCCATCCCTGTCTTCTCCTCAATCTGAGttaagaattacaatatcattctCAAACCCTTACAAAAACTAGCATTACATATTTTTTCCCTCCCCTGACCCCTGTGTACAAATTATGAAACATATGTTATATCCTTGACATATGTCTTAATCAATTTTGCCATATATATAGAAAATTATGTATATGAAGTTGTCGGTGGTGGTTACTTCATGGGGAAATATAAGTCGGGGGTGGGGATAGGTCATACTGACCCTCTGTGCATGCCTGATCCAGTTTTTCAATGTATGCCTCAGTTTCCCCCATTTGCTAGTCATGAAACAACATGATCTGCTTTTTATTCTGTGACAATAATAACAACATTGTTGTATTTTAAATACCTACCTTCTGTAATTTCTTTTTCCACATAAAAATGACAACAGTGATAACGAGGATTACAATGAATTTTACTTAGTAGGATATAGTGTGATTCTTTTATCTACATTATCCTCTTGACATTTTAATTTTAtgtgatttttttaatttctgcATTGTGACTTTTAGCTATAACTGGTACTTACTGGTAACACAATTTGCTTATTTTGATTCTGACTCCTTTAGATATAATTTTTCATATATGCAGGTTTGACGATCTCATATTGGAAGCTATATCCAATTTGAAGGAACCCACTGGTTCTAACAAGACAGCTATTGCCTTGTATATAGAGGTCCTTTATTTTCCCTTTCTCTGGCTAATTCCTGTTCTTGATTTGCTTGCAAGACTATACACGGATATATGACAGGGAGAGCCATATTTTACTTTTTTTCACTACAATGATATACACATTTATAGGTTTTCGGTATTTGTTGAGCTAATTTATCTGAGTTAAGTAGGCTTTGGTAAATGTCCTTTTTTTTGTTGGTTTGACATGaacttatagatttttttttaatgttttgctCTTGAAATACGGAAGACATGGTTGGTATTGGACTTGTACATTCAGATTAGAGCTTATTTCTGGCAATATTCACTTACATATAACAATACTTGTTCTTTTTATGCTTTTAGAGTTTCCAGTCTTTTATGGTATTCTTGTAGTATTTGGATCTGTCTTCTAGACTGTATTTATTTGTTCTGAAATCCAGAAGAACTTTTTGCCACTATTCTTAAAGGGTTGTACATATTCTTTCCCTTTTTCCTGATTGTGATTGGTGGAAAGGTCTAACGCATTGCCATTCTATGTGTTCAGAAGTTTGTCAAGTCTCAGAATGATATGGAAGCCTATGATCTAAGCACTACTTCTAAACAATTTTGAGTGGTTATATGCTTTTCCAATATTATGGTTTTTAGATGTTCTCTTTAATCATAAGGATGGAATTTATTTTTCATCCACTGCATGTTCTTATTTTCTCATATCACAATTTTGAAGTATTTGAAGCAAAATTTAGATCACATTTTGAACAGAATAAATGTATCTGTTCACTGAAGTCTTGAAAATGAAACTACATTTCTTTCTAAGCATAAGAATTTGTACTATTCATTTGATTTTGTCAAAACAGGATGGACTTGATTTAAAAAGAGGTTGGAACAGTTATTAAATCTTGGATGGAAATACCTTTTGCCCTTTTTTTAGGTGCAATCTTTTAGAATTTCAAATGGGTGAAACTCAGGTTGTTTCCAATCTATGCCTTGCTGTTCTAATCCAAATCACTAGGAAGTGATATAACTTAAAAATTTGGTGGTTGACCAATTGAGATGGAGCAATGCAATGCTAAGGTTTCTGTATAAAAGGAAAGAACAATTGTATGCAAAGCTAGCTAGTACCCTTCTGGCACCCAACCTACTGTTTCAAAATTAAACATAGGAGCTCTGAATGACAATCAGCTATTCAACATGATACACAACAATTATAGAACctataataaaaaatcatgtacATTAAGGATGCTTTGCATGTTCGTCAAGCTAAAAAATGGAAAAATGTAAGAAGAATTttggttttgttttctttttaagtATATTTAGTCAAGGGTCCAAAATATTGATTGTTATAGGTATTTCTATATGTATGCACACCAAGCTTCAAGAAGGCATTTtgttgtcatttcatatgtgaccaCTGACGTAATATCTTTATATTTATTTGATACATAGTTGCAAGTGTCTACATTATCTATATGCTgtgtctaattgagttgattCTAGCTATTGTattcttgtattttatttttgGTCAGTAGGAATGAGCTCCAAATCCTGCTGGTAGGATACCAGCTCAGCTATATTTCTTTTACATTTGTGTTCGTGTCTTTTCACATGTACATGTATGAATATTTTCCACAGATGATGATCAACACGTCAAGCATTCTGTTGATCATGACTAACTGGAAAATTCGAAAATCTTAGATATGCTTTCTTTTGAGATGTCATTTCGCATCTTAAGGTGCAGATTTGGTATTAATTGAATACCTTGCCTCCTTTTTGCAATGACT
Protein-coding sequences here:
- the LOC135605817 gene encoding single myb histone 6-like isoform X2, whose protein sequence is MGAPKQKWTPDEEAALKAGVLKHGPGKWRTILKDQEFSGILCMRSNVDLKDKWRNMSVTAYGWGSRERARIALKKSRQISKHDGTPMSISTVVKDIDNEIVDVKPLAMSSEPLQITGQKRTISRFDDLILEAISNLKEPTGSNKTAIALYIEDHYWPPTDSKQLLSAKLKALTACGRLIKVKRKYRIAPTSAFSEEKSSKFLLLEGRQKEPRVDIKSLSKSQVDSELTRMRNMTAQEAAAFAAQAVAEAEAAMAEAEQAAREAEIAEADAEAAQAFAEAAMLTLKNRNATKRMIRV
- the LOC135605817 gene encoding single myb histone 6-like isoform X1 — protein: MGAPKQKWTPDEEAALKAGVLKHGPGKWRTILKDQEFSGILCMRSNVDLKDKWRNMSVTAYGWGSRERARIALKKSRQISKHDGTPMSISTVVKDIDNEIVDVKPLAMSSEPLQITGQKRTISRFDDLILEAISNLKEPTGSNKTAIALYIEDHYWPPTDSKQLLSAKLKALTACGRLIKVKRKYRIAPTSAFSEEKSSKFLLLEGRQKEPRVDIKSLSKSQVDSELTRMRNMTAQEAAAFAAQAVAEAEAAMAEAEQAAREAEIAEADAEAAQAFAEAAMLTLKNRNATKRMYLFFYVQMIRV
- the LOC135605817 gene encoding single myb histone 6-like isoform X3: MGAPKQKWTPDEEAALKAGVLKHGPGKWRTILKDQEFSGILCMRSNVDLKDKWRNMSVTAYGWGSRERARIALKKSRQISKHDGTPMSISTVVKDIDNEIVDVKPLAMSSEPLQITGQKRTISRFDDLILEAISNLKEPTGSNKTAIALYIEDHYWPPTDSKQLLSAKLKALTACGRLIKVKRKYRIAPTSAFSEEKSSKFLLLEGRQKEPRVDIKSLSKSQVDSELTRMRNMTAQEAAAFAAQAVAEAEAAMAEAEQAAREAEIAEADAEAAQAFAEAAMLTLKNRNATKRILC